A portion of the Macaca mulatta isolate MMU2019108-1 chromosome 2, T2T-MMU8v2.0, whole genome shotgun sequence genome contains these proteins:
- the A4GNT gene encoding alpha-1,4-N-acetylglucosaminyltransferase — MRKELQLSLSVTLLFACGFLYQFTLKSSFLFCLPSFKSQQGLEALLSHRRGIVFLETSERMEPTHLVSCAVESAAKIYPERPVVFFMKGLTDSTPMPSNSTYPAFSFLSAIDNVFLFPLDMKRLFEDTPLFSWYNQINTSIERNWLHISSDASRLAVIWKYGGIYMDTDVISIRPIPEENFLAAQGSRYSSNGVFGFLPQHPFLWKCMENFVEHYNSDIWGNQGPDLMTRMLRVWCKLEDFQELSDLRCLNISFLHPQRFYPISYPEWRRYYEVWDTDPSFNDSYALHLWNYMNQEGRAVVRGSNTLVENLYRKHCPGTYRDLIQGPEGSVTGELGPGNK, encoded by the exons ATGCGGAAGGAGCTCCAGCTCTCCCTTTCAGTCACCTTGCTGTTTGCCTGTGGCTTCCTCTACCAGTTCACCCTGAAGTCCAGCTTCCTCTTCTGCTTGCCTTCTTTCAAGTCCCAGCAGGGGTTGGAAGCCCTCCTGAGCCACAGACGCGGCATTGTGTTTCTAGAGACCTCAGAGAGAATGGAGCCGACCCACTTGGTCTCCTGTGCTGTAGAGTCTGCTGCCAAGATTTATCCTGAGCGGCCCGTGGTATTCTTTATGAAGGGTCTCACTGATTCCACACCGATGCCCTCAAACTCCACATACCCagctttttccttcctctcaGCAATAGACAACGTTTTCCTCTTCCCTTTGGATATGAAAAGGCTGTTTGAAGACACACCATTGTTTTCATGGTACAATCAA ATCAACACCAGCATAGAGAGAAACTGGCTCCACATCAGCTCGGACGCATCCCGCCTGGCCGTCATCTGGAAATACGGTGGCATCTACATGGACACCGATGTCATCTCCATCAGGCCCATACCTGAGGAGAACTTTTTGGCTGCCCAGGGTTCTCGGTACTCTAGTAATGGAGTATTTGGGTTCCTCCCCCAGCACCCCTTTTTGTGGAAATGCATGGAAAACTTTGTTGAACACTATAATTCAGACATTTGGGGCAACCAAGGCCCTGATTTGATGACAAGGATGTTGAGGGTATGGTGTAAACTTGAAGACTTCCAGGAGCTGAGCGACCTCAGGTGCCTGAACATATCCTTCCTACACCCCCAAAGATTTTACCCCATCTCCTATCCAGAGTGGAGGCGCTACTATGAAGTGTGGGATACAGACCCAAGCTTCAATGACTCCTATGCCCTGCATCTGTGGAACTACATGAACCAGGAGGGGCGGGCTGTGGTTAGAGGAAGCAACACACTGGTGGAAAATCTCTATCGCAAGCACTGTCCTGGGACTTACAGAGACCTGATTCAAGGCCCAGAGGGGTCAGTGACTGGGGAGCTGGGTCCAGGTAACAAATAG